The Garra rufa chromosome 18, GarRuf1.0, whole genome shotgun sequence genome window below encodes:
- the hoxc12a gene encoding homeobox protein Hox-C12a, with product MGEHNLLNPGFVGPLVNIHTGDRFYFPNFRASGGQLAGLPSLSYPRRDNVCSLPWNPSESCNGYPQSYFSSPVSINPSFNRSCEITRLEESKCYYGNSSSTREPCSDSNNLKREERARDTSVSSDHGMHNGMGNSGTFSKYDYGTEHLTQDPPSCQSLESDSSSSVLNEGGKASAGDPQTLVSQGNHASNIASGGGAPWYPMHTRTRKKRKPYSKLQLAELEGEFMLNEFITRQRRRELSDRLNLSDQQVKIWFQNRRMKKKRLLLREQALSFF from the exons ATGGGCGAGCATAATCTTCTTAATCCTGGGTTTGTGGGACCTTTGGTAAACATCCACACTGGAGACAGGTTTTACTTCCCGAATTTTAGAGCCTCAGGGGGACAGCTGGCGGGGCTACCGTCTCTCTCGTACCCTAGAAGGGACAATGTTTGCTCTCTCCCGTGGAATCCATCGGAGTCGTGCAATGGATATCCTCAGTCTTACTTTAGCAGTCCCGTATCCATTAACCCCTCTTTTAATCGATCTTGTGAAATAACCCGACTGGAGGAAAGCAAGTGTTATTATGGCAATTCCAGCAGCACCAGAGAGCCGTGTTCAGACAGCAACAATCTCAAGCGAGAGGAGCGAGCAAGAGATACATCAGTATCGTCTGATCACGGGATGCACAATGGGATGGGCAACAGTGGCACCTTCTCAAAGTATGATTATGGCACCGAGCATCTGACCCAAGACCCGCCATCCTGTCAGTCGTTGGAGTCCGACTCCAGTTCTTCAGTGCTAAACGAAGGAGGAAAGGCTTCAGCAGGCGACCCACAAACCCTGGTATCGCAGGGAAACCACGCAAGCAATATCGCCAGTGGAGGAG GTGCCCCGTGGTACCCGATGCACACCCGGACCCGCAAGAAGCGAAAGCCCTATTCCAAACTGCAGCTGGCCGAGCTTGAGGGAGAGTTCATGCTGAACGAGTTCATCACCCGGCAGCGACGTAGGGAGCTGTCTGACAGGCTCAATCTCAGCGACCAACAGGTTAAAATTTGGTTCCAAAATCGGCGGATGAAGAAAAAGAGACTGTTGCTGAGGGAGCAGGCTTTGTCCTTCTTTTAA
- the hoxc13a gene encoding homeobox protein Hox-C13a, producing MTTSLVLHPRWADTFMYVYEKSPNENNQNKSQIMEGLSGNCPATHCRELISHPALGRHSGTIATHQGSVYSDISSPETGRQCPAPQTSSSASLSYGYPFGNPYYGCRLSHSHNVNLQQKPCSYHPAEKYAETSSALPTEELSSRAKEFAFYPSFASSYQAVPGYLDMSVVPSISAHPEPRHDALIPMEGYQHWALSNGWDGQVYCSKEQTQSSHLWKSPFPDVVPLQPEVSSYRRGRKKRVPYTKIQLKELEKEYAASKFITKDKRRRISATTNLSERQVTIWFQNRRVKEKKFVSKSKTNNHMHT from the exons ATGACGACTTCGCTGGTCCTGCATCCACGCTGGGCGGACACCTTCATGTACGTGTATGAAAAAAGCCCGAATGAAAATAATCAGAATAAAAGCCAAATTATGGAAGGATTGAGCGGGAATTGCCCTGCGACTCATTGCAGGGAACTGATCTCACACCCCGCGCTGGGACGGCATTCCGGCACCATAGCGACTCACCAGGGATCCGTGTACTCGGATATATCTTCCCCTGAAACTGGTCGACAGTGCCCCGCTCCACAGACGTCATCTAGCGCCTCTCTGAGTTACGGCTACCCCTTTGGAAACCCTTACTACGGTTGCAGATTGTCTCACTCGCACAACGTGAACTTGCAGCAGAAACCGTGTTCGTACCATCCCGCAGAAAAATATGCCGAGACGAGCAGCGCCTTGCCCACGGAGGAGCTCTCCAGCAGGGCAAAAGAGTTTGCGTTCTACCCGAGTTTTGCCAGCTCGTACCAGGCGGTTCCAGGATATCTAGACATGTCGGTGGTCCCCAGTATTAGTGCGCATCCCGAGCCACGTCACGATGCATTGATCCCCATGGAGGGCTATCAACACTGGGCTCTGTCGAATGGCTGGGATGGGCAGGTGTACTGTTCAAAGGAGCAAACACAGTCTTCTCATCTTTGGAAATCTCCGTTTCCAG atgttGTTCCGTTGCAGCCAGAAGTCAGCAGTTATCGTCGAGGGCGCAAAAAGCGTGTTCCCTACACCAAGATACAGCTTAAGGAACTGGAAAAAGAGTATGCAGCAAGCAAGTTTATCACCAAAGACAAAAGACGACGCATCTCTGCGACAACCAACCTCTCAGAACGCCAAGTTACTATTTGGTTCCAGAACCGCAGAGTGAAGGAGAAAAAGTTTGTCAGTAAATCCAAGACTAATAATCACATGCATACTTGA